One Anoplopoma fimbria isolate UVic2021 breed Golden Eagle Sablefish chromosome 21, Afim_UVic_2022, whole genome shotgun sequence DNA segment encodes these proteins:
- the prtfdc1a gene encoding phosphoribosyltransferase domain-containing protein 1, with amino-acid sequence MKRGVVIEDDWPGYSLDLFTYPEHYHEDIDSVYIPNGVIMNRVERLAHYVMDDFGDSMVVLCVLKGGYKFCVDLVEFIKVLGRNSDKYLETRVEFIRLKSYLNDQSTEELHIIGSRDLSFLRGKSVLIVEAIVDTGKTMKALLKHVETFEPKMVKVAGLLVKRVPNMAENLTDYIGFEIPNHFVVGYALDYNEYFRDLNHICVISKTGKMKYKV; translated from the exons ATGAAAAGAGGAGTCGTG ATAGAAGACGACTGGCCAGGATACAGTCTGGACCTGTTCACCTACCCTGAACACTACCATGAAGACATAGACAGTGTTTACATACCAAATGGGGTCATCATGAACAG GGTGGAGCGTCTGGCCCACTACGTCATGGATGACTTCGGGGACAGCATGGTGGTGCTGTGCGTCTTGAAGGGAGGCTACAAGTTCTGCGTAGACCTGGTGGAGTTCATCAAGGTTCTCGGCCGCAACTCTGACAAGTACCTGGAGACCCGGGTGGAGTTCATCCGTCTGAAGAGCTACCTA AACGACCAATCAACAGAGGAGCTGCACATCATAGGAAGCCGAGATCTGTCTTTCCTGCGTGGAAAG AGTGTGCTCATTGTTGAG GCCATAGTTGACACAGGAAAGACCATGAAGGCCCTTCTGAAGCATGTGGAAACCTTTGAACCCAAGATGGTCAAGGTCGCAGG TCTGTTGGTGAAGAGGGTCCCTAACATGGCTGAAAATCTGACAGACT ACATCGGATTTGAAATCCCTAACCACTTTGTTGTCGGTTATGCCCTGGACTACAATGAATACTTCCGCGACCTGAAT cATATCTGTGTCATCAGCAAGACTGGGAAGATGAAGTACAAGGTTTGA
- the enkur gene encoding enkurin isoform X1, with translation MSEVEYPRESVYNLIPRDEVQTEKQQRYMSKYRPTVVLEEKSTKDAMRTMGPAKVEVPSPEKFLKKHSKEPKLPEKTQCSKDVRHSCTVKKPAVPAMTDTPPMGIHTKRDFIKTATAVPMKPQPTCVDTRKGHKQLLENSGLVPKYIKKKHYGEVPEYLQQRNEVERRVQEEYDNYVKEQRAKGAMKHLSDEEQQAALKDLKKAWEKLHHEYQGLSFVTDNISKKTRRDQLEVAIKQLENDIKIFERFKTIYIPSN, from the exons atgtctgaAGTTGAGTATCCACGTGAGAGCGTCTACAATCTCATCCCAAGGGACGAGGTCCAGACTGAAAAACAGCAAAG GTATATGTCCAAGTATAGGCCGACAGTGGTTCTGGAGGAAAAGTCAACCAAGGATGCGATGAGGACGATGGGACCAGCTAAAGTAGAGGTGCCATCCCCAGAGAAGTTCCTCAAGAAGCATTCAAAAGAGCCCAAATTACCCGAAA AGACACAGTGTTCGAAAGATGTTCGTCACTCCTGCACTGTGAAGAAACCAGCCGTTCCTGCGATGACGGACACTCCACCCATGGGCATTCACACCAAGAGAGACTTCATAAAGACAGCGACCGCCGTGCCGATGAAGCCCCAGCCCACCTGTGTGGACACCAGGAAGGGACACAAGCAGCTCCTTGAGAATTCAGGACTTGTCCCCAAATACATCAAGAAGAAG CATTACGGAGAAGTACCTGAGTACCTGCAGCAACGCAACGAAGTAGAGCGGCGAGTTCAGGAGGAGTATGACAACTATGTGAAAGAACAGAGGGCGAAGGGAGCCATGAAACACCTGTCTGACGAGGAGCAACAAGCCGCCCTGAAG GATCTGAAGAAGGCCTGGGAGAAGCTGCACCACGAGTACCAGGGCCTCTCATTCGTCACGGACAACATCTCCAAGAAGACCCGCAGGGATCAACTGGAAGTGGCGATAAAGCAGCTGGAGAACGACATCAAAATCTTCGAGAGGTTCAAGACCATCTACATACCCAGCAACTAA
- the enkur gene encoding enkurin isoform X2, producing MSKYRPTVVLEEKSTKDAMRTMGPAKVEVPSPEKFLKKHSKEPKLPEKTQCSKDVRHSCTVKKPAVPAMTDTPPMGIHTKRDFIKTATAVPMKPQPTCVDTRKGHKQLLENSGLVPKYIKKKHYGEVPEYLQQRNEVERRVQEEYDNYVKEQRAKGAMKHLSDEEQQAALKDLKKAWEKLHHEYQGLSFVTDNISKKTRRDQLEVAIKQLENDIKIFERFKTIYIPSN from the exons ATGTCCAAGTATAGGCCGACAGTGGTTCTGGAGGAAAAGTCAACCAAGGATGCGATGAGGACGATGGGACCAGCTAAAGTAGAGGTGCCATCCCCAGAGAAGTTCCTCAAGAAGCATTCAAAAGAGCCCAAATTACCCGAAA AGACACAGTGTTCGAAAGATGTTCGTCACTCCTGCACTGTGAAGAAACCAGCCGTTCCTGCGATGACGGACACTCCACCCATGGGCATTCACACCAAGAGAGACTTCATAAAGACAGCGACCGCCGTGCCGATGAAGCCCCAGCCCACCTGTGTGGACACCAGGAAGGGACACAAGCAGCTCCTTGAGAATTCAGGACTTGTCCCCAAATACATCAAGAAGAAG CATTACGGAGAAGTACCTGAGTACCTGCAGCAACGCAACGAAGTAGAGCGGCGAGTTCAGGAGGAGTATGACAACTATGTGAAAGAACAGAGGGCGAAGGGAGCCATGAAACACCTGTCTGACGAGGAGCAACAAGCCGCCCTGAAG GATCTGAAGAAGGCCTGGGAGAAGCTGCACCACGAGTACCAGGGCCTCTCATTCGTCACGGACAACATCTCCAAGAAGACCCGCAGGGATCAACTGGAAGTGGCGATAAAGCAGCTGGAGAACGACATCAAAATCTTCGAGAGGTTCAAGACCATCTACATACCCAGCAACTAA
- the LOC129110908 gene encoding threonine synthase-like 1 has product MGFLNALRAVRCRLSPFSTSKSWLSTEASLLGDKNILLMGAPGSGKTTVGRIVAHRLGLPVIDVDDDVLETAWKMPVAAKLAAVGGERFLEEEGQALCSFSASGCVVSLTGSNPLHAAAMQRLKESGLVVYMDVDAEDIMQRLASMKVNRIVGQEAGASIRDILRYRKQFYERWLDVRVLCGAGVTAEEVAEKVLKAVERYHNRAAETFVSTRSDGAASSNQKTHFSDVVIEGLATDGGLYVPRNGFPSMDAREWLRLADMSYPERALVIMEKCIHPLDVSALDLRSMIFKAYGSNFSSEAVAPVKHLIHNQYVQELFHGPTASFKDLALQLMPQLFAHCLPQMCNYLVLVATSGDTGSAVLSGFGSLGGTDMHRTGVLVFFPEEGVSETQKIQMTSYREGNARAVSVMSDFDFCQRSIKRMFGESGLTGHLAVEYGTVLSTANSINWARLLPQVVYHSSAYLDLCRDGVITFGEPIDVCIPSGNFGNAMSAVYAKQMGVPIRKVICASNHNRIITDFITTGEYDLRGRPLMTSSSPAIDILKSSNLERFIHHVSDGDGRLVNELFTSLDRKQHFQVAEPLLSRMQQEVLAGWCSEDDCLAAIQSVHAQTGYLMDTHTAVAKVVADRLQDGSCPVVLCSTAHYGKFAPAVFKALGIQNVPEDPVEQLKQLGSTASRPGIHRGVMQCLEESGGKGHGVCRADYGVLVEEVESMIQDSFLKVM; this is encoded by the exons ATGGGTTTCCTGAATGCCCTCAGAGCTGTCAGATGCCGCCTGAGTCCCTTTTCAACATCAAAATCATGGCTTTCTACCGAAGCCTCACTGCTGGGGGACAAGAACATCCTGCTCATGGGTGCTCCTGGATCAGGGAAGACCACAGTGGGGAGGATAGTGGCTCACAGACTGGGACTGCCCGTCATCGACGTCGATGACGACGTCTTGGAGACGGCATGGAAGATGCCCGTGGCCGCCAAGCTGGCTGCAGTGGGCGGAGAGCGTTTCCTGGAGGAAGAGGGCCAGGCTCTGTGTAGCTTCTCCGCCTCTGGGTGCGTCGTTTCCCTCACGGGCTCCAACCCCCTCCACGCCGCAGCCATGCAGCGCCTCAAAGAGTCCGGATTGGTCGTCTACATGGACGTGGACGCTGAAGACATCATGCAGAGGCTCGCCAGCATGAAGGTGAACAGGATCGTGGGCCAGGAGGCCGGGGCGTCCATAAGGGACATCCTGCGCTACAGGAAACAGTTCTACGAGAGATGGCTGGATGTGCGGGTGCTGTGCGGAGCAGGGGTCACGGCGGAGGAAGTGGCGGAGAAGGTGCTGAAGGCTGTCGAGAGATATCACAACCGCGCTGCGGAAACCTTTGTGTCAACCAGGAGTGACGGCGCGGCATCGTCCAATCAGAAGACACACTTCAGTGATGTGGTTATTGAGGGTCTGGCCACAGATGGAGGCCTCTATGTTCCCAGAAATGGCTTCCCAAGCATGGATGCTCGTGAATGGCTGAGACTGGCTGACATGTCATACCCAGAACGAGCATTAGTGATAATGGAGAAGTGCATCCACCCGTTGGACGTGTCTGCTTTGGACCTGAGATCAATGATATTCAAGGCGTACGGGTCCAACTTTTCCAGTGAGGCGGTGGCGCCGGTGAAACATCTGATCCACAATCAGTACGTCCAGGAGCTTTTTCACGGCCCCACCGCCTCCTTCAAAGACCTCGCCCTGCAGCTGATGCCCCAGCTCTTCGCCCACTGCCTCCCGCAGATGTGCAACTACCTCGTCCTGGTGGCCACATCTGGGGACACGGGAAGCGCGGTGCTCAGCGGCTTCGGCAGCCTGGGCGGCACCGACATGCACAGGACCGGGGTGCTGGTGTTCTTCCCAGAGGAAGGCGTGAGCGAGACCCAGAAGATCCAGATGACGAGCTACAGGGAGGGCAACGCCAGGGCCGTCAGCGTGATGTCAGACTTCGACTTCTGTCAGAGGAGCATAAAGAGGATGTTCGGAGAGTCGGGGCTGACGGGGCACCTCGCCGTGGAGTACGGCACGGTCCTCAGCACCGCCAACTCCATCAACTGGGCCCGGCTGCTGCCACAG GTGGTGTATCATTCCTCAGCCTATCTGGATCTGTGCAGAGACGGTGTCATCACGTTCGGGGAGCCCATCGATGTTTGCATCCCCTCCGGTAACTTCGGCAACGCCATGTCAGCTGTGTACGCCAAGCAGATGGGCGTCCCCATAAGAAAGGTCATCTGCGCGTCCAACCACAACCGCATCATCACAGACTTCATCACCACGGGCGAGTACGACCTCCGGGGTCGACCTCTGATGACCTCCAGCTCCCCGGCTATAGACATCCTGAAATCCTCCAACCTGGAGAGGTTTATCCACCACGTCTCGGACGGAGACGGCCGCCTGGTCAACGAGCTGTTCACGAGCTTGGACAGGAAGCAGCACTTTCAGGTGGCCGAGCCTCTTCTCTCCAGGATGCAGCAGGAAGTTCTGGCTGGCTGGTGTTCTGAGGACGACTGCTTGGCCGCCATCCAGAGCGTCCACGCACAGACGGGCTACCTCATGGACACGCACACCGCCGTGGCCAAAGTGGTGGCCGACAGGCTGCAGGACGGCTCGTGTCCCGTGGTGCTCTGCTCCACCGCTCACTACGGGAAGTTCGCCCCCGCCGTGTTCAAAGCTTTGGGAATCCAAAATGTTCCGGAAGATCCCGTCGAGCAGCTGAAGCAGCTCGGATCGACCGCGTCCAGACCGGGAATACACAGAGGCGTGATGCAATGCCTGGAGGAGAGCGGCGGAAAGGGACACGGCGTTTGTCGGGCAGATTACGGCGTGTTGGTAGAAGAGGTGGAGAGCATGATACAGGACTCCTTCCTGAAAGTTATGTAG
- the LOC129111044 gene encoding patched domain-containing protein 3-like, protein MSCRRTDCVAKPLSGLFERLGSLVGSFPFYFLVIPLILSAALGGGFTFLKDREDNDFERQFTPRKGPSKVTRAFIRENFPYNDSMFSEKRLYDKENFASIIAVSTGTSNILTNPAFEDIVRLNNRVLDISVHNRSIGFKDLCAKSRGECVSNILLEMISSNETDQTSIVFPVQTHGSSSVFLGSVLGGVTTDANGSVISAQAVKLLYYLDDKENTVDASKLWLRAFKVLLSEEKDRKHVDVSYFTSKSKQQEIDSHTTDGIPLFLITYACAITFSVISCLRFDNVRNKVWVAVFGVLSTGLAVLSSFGLLLYIGVPFSITVANSPFLILGIGLNNMFVMVSDWQHTNVKDPVPKRLAHTYKDAVMSVTITFLTDVFKFSIGVMSDFPSVQSFCLYASVSIVFCYVYTITLFGAFLALNGRREASNRHWLTCMEIPSDHSDRDSVMYSICCVGGGYDQNTGAEKKQPASNFFKDYYGPFLIKPCVKGVVIFIYVVYLAASIYGCFHVQQGIELYDLAADNSHVTRFNRKDRQYFSDYGPSVMVIVNEEFPYWDKTKRQQLLGCIEDFKKLQFVDEDVSTSWLDSYLSYGREAHLNLDDKDVFLKNLFPFFDLFPFFKQDVNLTGDSVHASRFFIQTIEIANASMEIKMLSGLKTTTGRCSAASLSVYNQKFIFYDQYDVVVSSTIKNVVVITAGMLVVSLLLIPDPLCALCVTCSIGSVTVGVTGFMVLWNVSLDSISMIVFTVCIGFTVDFSAHMSNAFVSSKKTSPNDKAVDALSSLGYPILQGAVSTILGVSVLATSEFHTFRTFFKIFFLVMFIGMIHGLIFIPVTLTQSTCRSKKEESKDKSLQSSKL, encoded by the exons ATGAGCTGCAGACGGACTGACTGTGTGGCTAAACCTCTATCGGGCCTTTTTGAAAGACTCGGATCACTTGTGGgctctttccctttttattttctggtgaTTCCTCTCATACTCTCTGCGGCCCTCGGCGGAGGCTTCACTTTCCTCAAAGACAGGGAGGACAATGACTTTGAGCGGCAGTTCACGCCCAGGAAAGGACCCTCGAAGGTCACGAGAGCTTTCATCAGGGAGAACTTCCCCTACAATGACTCCATGTTTTCAGAGAAGCGGCTGTACGACAAGGAGAACTTTGCCTCCATCATTGCTGTATCGACCGGCACCTCCAACATACTAACAAATCCGGCCTTTGAGGACATCGTCAGACTCAACAATAGGGTCCTTGACATCTCTGTGCACAATCGAAGCATTGGATTCAAAGACTTGTGTGCAAAATCCAGAGGAGAATGTGTCTCAAACATCCTCCTGGAAATGATCAGCTCCAATGAAACCGATCAAACCAGCATCGTCTTCCCAGTACAAACGCACGGATCCAGTTCAGTGTTCCTGGGCTCGGTGCTCGGTGGAGTTACCACAGATGCTAACGGCTCCGTCATAAGTGCTCAGGCTGTAAAACTCTTGTACTACTTAGATGACAAGGAAAACACAGTTGACGCCTCAAAGTTATGGCTGAGAGCGTTTAAAGTACTGTTATCAGAGGagaaggacagaaaacatgttgac GTGTCTTACTTTACCTCCAAATCCAAGCAGCAGGAGATTGACAGTCACACCACAGATGGCATCCCTTTATTCCTCATCACTTATGCCTGTGCTATCACCTTCTCAGTGATATCCTGCCTGAG ATTTGACAATGTGAGGAACAAGGTGTGGGTGGCCGTCTTCGGAGTCCTCTCCACGGGCCTGgctgttctctcctcttttgGCTTGCTGCTTTACATCGGAGTGCCATTTTCTATTACAGTCGCAAACTCTCCTTTCCTCATACTCG gaaTCGGTCTGAACAACATGTTCGTAATGGTGTCCGACTGGCAGCACACCAATGTGAAGGACCCGGTGCCGAAGCGGTTGGCTCACACCTACAAAGACGCCGTCATGTCCGTCACCATCACCTTCCTGACCGACGTCTTCAAGTTCTCCATAGGCGTCATGTCCGACTTCCCGTCGGTGCAGTCGTTCTGCCTGTACGCCAGCGTCTCCATCGTATTCTGCTACGTCTACACCATCACCTTGTTTGGGGCCTTCCTGGCTCTGAATGGGAGGCGAGAAGCCAGCAACAGGCACTGGCTGACCTGCATGGAAATACCATCAGACCACAGCGATCGTGATTCTGTGATGTATAGCATCTGCTGTGTGGGAGGCGGCTATGATCAGAACACCggagcagagaaaaaacaaccgGCGAGCAATTTCTTTAAGGATTACTACGGCCCGTTTCTGATCAAACCCTGTGTCAAGGGTGTTGTAATCTTCATTTACGTGGTGTATTTAGCTGCGAGTATTTACGGATGCTTCCACGTTCAACAGGGGATTGAGCTCTATGATCTGGCAGCTGATAACTCGCATGTTACGAGATTCAATAGGAAGGATAGGCAGTATTTTTCTGATTACGGTCCATCTGTGATGGTTATCGTAAATGAGGAGTTCCCATATTGGGATAAAACCAAAAGGCAGCAACTTCTGGGATGTATAGAGGATTTTAAAAAGCTCCAGTTTGTAGACGAGGATGTCTCTACATCCTGGCTGGACTCTTATCTGTCATATGGACGAGAAGCACATTTAAACCTAGATGATAAAGACGTTTTTCTCAAAAATCTATTTcccttttttgatttatttccttttttcaagcAAGATGTGAACCTCACTGGCGATTCCGTCCATGCATCCCGGTTCTTCATCCAAACCATCGAAATCGCCAATGCCAGCATGGAAATAAAGATGCTTTCAGGTCTAAAAACCACCACGGGACGATGCAGTGCAGCATCTTTATCGGTCTATAACCAGAAATTCATCTTCTACGACCAGTACGACGTGGTGGTCAGCAGCACGATCAAAAACGTGGTCGTGATCACAGCTGGGATGCTGGTCGTCTCCCTCCTTCTGATTCCAGACCCTCTCTGCGCGTTGTGTGTGACCTGTTCCATCGGCTCAGTGACTGTCGGGGTGACCGGTTTCATGGTGCTTTGGAACGTCAGCCTCGATTCCATTTCCATGATCGTTTTCACCGTCTGCATCGGCTTCACCGTGGATTTCTCGGCTCACATGTCCAACGCCTTCGTCTCCAGCAAGAAGACGAGTCCCAACGACAAGGCGGTGGACGCTCTCTCCAGTTTGGGCTACCCGATACTTCAAGGGGCCGTGTCCACCATTTTAGGGGTGTCAGTGTTGGCTACGTCTGAGTTCCACACATTCAGAACGTTTTTTAAGATCTTCTTTCTTGTCATGTTCATCGGGATGATTCATGGACTCATTTTCATTCCAGTGACTCTGACACAGTCTACATGCAGAtcgaaaaaagaggaaagtaaAGACAAGAGTTTGCAGAGCAGCAAACTATGA